From one Amycolatopsis sp. FDAARGOS 1241 genomic stretch:
- a CDS encoding SDR family NAD(P)-dependent oxidoreductase, with the protein MDLKLNGKNVLVTGAGQGLGRAIGMAFAQEGANVAFHYNTSADGAEAGAKEAAALGVKAIAVGANLRDGDSVRTAVDDVTAQLGSIDVLVNNAAATQSKPFLETTEEDWDPQIGVTVAGTLRITQAVAKKMVESGGGAIVNLMGDSGRVGESRLLVTATTRSTTVGLTKSLAKELARHGIRANAVSIALVQTSSLDDHTGHADDAKMKKILSAYPLRRLGRPEDVVPTVLLLASPLSSWTTGQIVSVNGGYTMP; encoded by the coding sequence GTGGACCTCAAGCTCAACGGCAAGAACGTGCTGGTCACCGGCGCGGGCCAAGGACTCGGCCGCGCGATCGGGATGGCGTTCGCGCAGGAGGGTGCCAACGTCGCCTTCCACTACAACACCTCGGCCGACGGTGCCGAAGCCGGGGCGAAGGAAGCGGCTGCGCTCGGCGTGAAGGCCATCGCGGTGGGCGCGAACCTGCGCGACGGTGACTCCGTGCGCACCGCGGTCGACGACGTCACGGCGCAGCTCGGCTCGATCGACGTGCTGGTCAACAACGCGGCGGCCACGCAGAGCAAGCCGTTCCTCGAGACGACCGAGGAGGACTGGGACCCGCAGATCGGCGTCACCGTGGCCGGCACGCTGCGGATCACGCAGGCCGTGGCCAAGAAGATGGTCGAGAGCGGCGGCGGCGCCATCGTGAACCTCATGGGCGATTCCGGCCGTGTCGGCGAATCGCGGCTGCTGGTCACCGCCACCACACGCTCGACCACGGTCGGCCTGACCAAGTCGCTCGCGAAGGAGCTGGCGCGCCACGGGATCCGGGCCAACGCCGTGTCCATCGCGCTGGTCCAGACGTCCAGTTTGGACGACCACACCGGACACGCCGACGACGCCAAGATGAAGAAGATCCTGTCCGCCTACCCGTTGCGCCGCCTCGGCCGTCCCGAGGACGTGGTGCCGACCGTGCTGCTGCTGGCCTCCCCGCTCTCGTCCTGGACCACCGGGCAGATCGTGTCGGTCAACGGCGGCTACACGATGCCGTGA
- a CDS encoding xanthine dehydrogenase family protein molybdopterin-binding subunit — MTAVEEPAAGAIGKVVRRKEDARLITGRGRYVSDLQLPRMRHVAFLRSPFGHARITRLDAAAARERADVFTGDQPEFANVPLRALSALPSYVETEQPLLARDKVRFAGEPVAAVVAADRYRAEDALELIDVDYEPLPVNVTAWLPVTEPLHAEAPDNVLLERTFDTGEVPAALACADLVVERELITNRHAGNPMECRAGVALWDPVDDKLTLWSGTQVPHIARNMIAELLGIPEGNVRVIAPDVGGGFGVKAVVYPEDVALCVIARQLRGTPVKWVEDRAEHLLAATHARDHRYVVKAGFTADGELMALDADVTCNVGAYSVYPWTAGIEPLMAGGLLSGPYRLQHYRCTVRGVATNTAPSGPYRGVARPASVFAMESVLDAAAAELGMSGVDIRRRNLIRPEEIPYRMPSRLVDDSGWYGECLEKAVESIGYDEFRAEQQRRRTQGENPIGLGLACYNELTGLGRAAAAGPRMPFRTGHDACTVRVNPDGRVTVLSGVTSQGQGLETTVAQIVADAVGVPYSDVEVRIGDTNESLWGFGAFSSRQAVIGGGAAHRSAIAVREKIIRLASELYEANPDDLRLVNGEVFVVGEAKPLGTLGELARVAYLESNRLPDGIEPGLESTQFYDPIRGAFAAGAQAAVVEVDRATGELKILKYVCVEDAGTVINPQVVEGQIAGSIAQGIGGALYEHLIYDEGGNLSTGTLMDYLMPTSAEVPELVIGHLSHPADNPLGVRGVGEGGTLGPNAVLAGAVADALGVQITHLPLTPAAIWEAVR; from the coding sequence GTGACGGCGGTGGAGGAGCCGGCCGCGGGCGCCATCGGCAAGGTGGTGCGGCGCAAGGAGGACGCCCGGCTGATCACCGGCCGCGGCCGGTACGTGTCCGACCTGCAGCTGCCGCGGATGCGGCACGTCGCGTTCCTGCGCAGCCCGTTCGGCCACGCGCGGATCACCCGGCTCGACGCGGCTGCCGCGCGGGAACGGGCGGACGTGTTCACCGGGGACCAGCCCGAGTTCGCGAACGTGCCGCTGCGGGCGCTCTCGGCGCTGCCGTCCTACGTGGAGACCGAACAGCCGTTGCTCGCACGGGACAAGGTGCGGTTCGCGGGCGAACCCGTGGCCGCCGTCGTCGCCGCCGACCGCTACCGCGCCGAAGACGCGCTGGAGCTGATCGACGTCGACTACGAGCCGCTGCCCGTGAACGTCACGGCGTGGCTGCCGGTGACCGAACCGCTGCACGCCGAGGCGCCGGACAACGTGCTGCTCGAGCGCACCTTCGACACGGGTGAGGTGCCCGCCGCGCTGGCCTGTGCCGACCTCGTCGTCGAACGCGAGCTGATCACCAACCGGCACGCCGGCAACCCGATGGAGTGCCGGGCGGGGGTCGCGCTGTGGGACCCGGTCGACGACAAGCTGACGCTGTGGTCGGGCACGCAGGTCCCGCACATCGCGCGCAACATGATCGCCGAGCTGCTCGGTATCCCCGAAGGCAACGTGCGCGTGATCGCGCCCGACGTCGGCGGCGGATTCGGCGTGAAAGCCGTGGTGTACCCGGAGGACGTCGCGCTGTGCGTCATCGCGCGGCAGCTGCGCGGCACGCCCGTGAAGTGGGTCGAGGACCGCGCCGAGCACCTGCTCGCGGCCACGCACGCGCGTGATCACCGCTACGTCGTCAAGGCCGGTTTCACCGCCGACGGCGAACTGATGGCGCTCGACGCGGACGTGACCTGCAACGTCGGCGCATACTCCGTCTACCCCTGGACGGCCGGGATCGAACCGCTGATGGCCGGCGGTCTGCTGTCCGGGCCGTACCGGCTGCAGCACTACCGCTGCACCGTGCGCGGGGTCGCGACGAACACCGCGCCGTCCGGCCCGTACCGCGGGGTCGCCCGACCGGCGAGCGTGTTCGCGATGGAGTCGGTGCTCGACGCGGCGGCCGCCGAGCTGGGGATGTCCGGTGTGGACATCCGGCGGCGCAACCTGATCCGGCCGGAGGAAATCCCGTACCGCATGCCGTCGCGGCTGGTCGACGATTCGGGCTGGTACGGCGAATGCCTCGAGAAGGCCGTCGAATCGATCGGGTACGACGAGTTCCGCGCCGAACAGCAGCGCCGGCGCACCCAGGGCGAGAATCCGATCGGCCTGGGGCTGGCCTGTTACAACGAGCTCACCGGCCTGGGCCGGGCGGCCGCGGCCGGCCCGCGGATGCCGTTCCGCACCGGCCACGACGCGTGCACCGTGCGCGTCAACCCCGACGGCCGGGTCACCGTGCTGTCCGGCGTGACGTCGCAGGGGCAAGGCCTGGAAACGACCGTGGCGCAGATCGTCGCGGACGCCGTCGGGGTGCCGTATTCGGACGTCGAGGTGCGCATCGGCGACACCAACGAATCGTTGTGGGGCTTCGGCGCGTTCTCCTCGCGCCAGGCCGTGATCGGCGGCGGCGCGGCGCACCGTTCCGCGATCGCCGTGCGGGAGAAGATCATTCGGCTCGCCTCGGAGCTGTACGAAGCGAACCCGGACGACCTCAGGCTCGTGAACGGCGAGGTGTTCGTCGTCGGCGAGGCCAAGCCGCTCGGCACGCTGGGCGAGCTCGCCCGCGTGGCGTACCTGGAGTCGAACCGGCTGCCGGACGGCATCGAGCCCGGCCTGGAGTCGACGCAGTTCTACGACCCGATCCGCGGCGCGTTCGCGGCCGGCGCGCAGGCGGCGGTCGTCGAGGTCGACCGGGCGACGGGCGAGCTGAAGATCCTCAAGTACGTGTGCGTCGAGGACGCCGGCACGGTGATCAACCCGCAGGTCGTCGAGGGGCAGATCGCCGGGTCGATCGCGCAGGGCATCGGCGGCGCGCTGTACGAGCACCTCATCTACGACGAGGGCGGCAACCTCTCCACGGGCACGCTCATGGACTACCTCATGCCGACGAGCGCCGAGGTGCCCGAGCTCGTGATCGGCCACCTGTCGCACCCGGCGGACAACCCGCTGGGCGTGCGCGGCGTCGGCGAGGGCGGCACGCTCGGCCCGAACGCCGTGCTCGCGGGCGCGGTCGCCGACGCGCTCGGTGTGCAGATCACGCACCTGCCGCTGACCCCGGCCGCGATCTGGGAGGCGGTTCGATGA
- a CDS encoding enoyl-CoA hydratase: MITSEIRDDVGVIALDRHERRNALDVEHLDDLRKAVEDVGPRVRALVITGRGTSFCAGADLRGVHGAGFRSALYAALHSITALPVPVLAAVNGPAIGAGTQLAIACDLRVASPSAVFAVPTARNGLVVDPWTVRRLALLAGGGAARAMLLGCDRLDASLAHTRGLVDRLGDFDDAFAWASEIAEFSPSSLRYSKQALDTLFEGAWTATLDDLFEASWPKEVPT, encoded by the coding sequence ATGATCACGTCCGAGATCCGCGACGACGTGGGCGTCATCGCCCTCGACCGGCACGAACGGCGCAACGCGCTGGACGTCGAGCACCTCGACGACCTGCGCAAGGCGGTCGAAGACGTCGGCCCGCGGGTGCGTGCGCTCGTCATCACCGGGCGGGGCACGAGCTTCTGCGCCGGGGCCGACCTGCGCGGTGTCCACGGCGCCGGCTTCCGGAGCGCGCTCTACGCCGCCCTGCACAGCATCACCGCGCTGCCCGTGCCGGTGCTCGCGGCCGTCAACGGGCCGGCGATCGGCGCCGGGACGCAGCTGGCGATCGCGTGTGACCTGCGGGTGGCCTCGCCGTCCGCCGTGTTCGCGGTGCCGACCGCGCGCAACGGCCTGGTCGTGGACCCGTGGACGGTGCGCCGGCTCGCCTTGCTCGCCGGCGGGGGCGCCGCGCGGGCGATGCTCCTGGGCTGTGACCGGCTCGACGCTTCGCTGGCCCACACCCGCGGGCTCGTCGACCGGCTCGGCGACTTCGACGACGCTTTCGCGTGGGCGAGCGAGATCGCCGAGTTCTCGCCATCGTCGTTGCGGTACTCGAAACAAGCGCTCGACACGCTGTTCGAAGGTGCCTGGACTGCCACCCTGGACGATCTTTTCGAAGCGAGCTGGCCGAAGGAGGTGCCGACGTGA
- a CDS encoding xanthine dehydrogenase family protein subunit M yields MKPAPFDYVRAHSVDEAVRTLADADGDGKVLAGGQSLMPVLALRMARPRVLVDVNRIPGLATITPTDGGVRLGALVRHARLLEQQHHPLLAEAARWIGHTAIRTRGTSGGSIAHADPSAELPVVAAALEATVHIAGPTGRRSEVATDFFAGPLETTLADDELITAVDLPVPQRWGFAEFSRRHGDFGLVLVAAAEVAGRWRLAIGGVGGVPLRPAEAEQLLNDGAGVDAVAAAAAAETRPQSDIHASADYRRAMTAEFVRRALAPHGKRAAA; encoded by the coding sequence GTGAAACCCGCCCCGTTCGACTACGTCCGTGCGCACAGCGTCGACGAGGCCGTGCGGACGCTCGCCGACGCCGACGGGGACGGCAAGGTCCTCGCCGGCGGGCAGAGCCTGATGCCGGTGCTCGCGTTGCGCATGGCCCGGCCGCGTGTGCTCGTGGACGTCAACCGCATCCCCGGCCTGGCCACGATCACGCCCACCGACGGCGGCGTCCGGCTGGGCGCACTGGTGCGGCACGCGCGGCTGCTCGAACAGCAGCACCACCCGTTGCTGGCCGAGGCCGCGCGCTGGATCGGGCACACGGCGATCCGCACGCGCGGCACGAGCGGCGGCAGCATCGCGCACGCCGACCCGTCGGCCGAACTGCCGGTGGTCGCGGCGGCGCTGGAGGCGACCGTCCACATCGCCGGACCGACCGGTCGACGGTCCGAAGTGGCTACGGACTTCTTCGCCGGGCCACTGGAAACCACGCTCGCCGACGACGAGCTGATCACCGCCGTGGACCTGCCGGTGCCGCAGCGCTGGGGGTTCGCGGAGTTTTCCCGGCGCCACGGCGACTTCGGGCTCGTGCTCGTGGCCGCGGCGGAGGTCGCGGGCCGGTGGCGGCTGGCGATCGGCGGCGTCGGCGGGGTCCCGCTGCGGCCCGCGGAAGCCGAACAGCTGCTGAACGACGGCGCGGGCGTCGACGCGGTCGCGGCCGCCGCGGCGGCGGAAACCCGGCCGCAGAGCGATATCCACGCGTCGGCCGACTACCGGCGGGCGATGACGGCGGAGTTCGTCCGCCGCGCCCTGGCGCCCCACGGAAAGCGAGCCGCCGCATGA
- a CDS encoding (2Fe-2S)-binding protein: MRAEFTVNGTRHDVDVEPRRTLADALREDLGLTGTHLGCEHGVCGACTVLVDGEPVRACLMLAVQADGCSVSTVEGLAADDGTLHPLQEAFCAKHGLQCGFCTPGMLMTALDLLDREPAPDRERIREELSGNICRCTGYVGIVDAVEAAARELNP; the protein is encoded by the coding sequence ATGAGAGCCGAGTTCACCGTCAACGGCACCCGCCACGACGTCGACGTCGAACCGCGCCGCACGCTCGCCGACGCGCTGCGCGAGGACCTCGGCCTGACGGGCACGCACCTGGGCTGCGAGCACGGCGTCTGCGGCGCGTGCACCGTGCTGGTCGACGGTGAGCCCGTGCGCGCGTGCCTGATGCTCGCCGTGCAGGCCGACGGGTGCTCCGTCAGCACCGTCGAAGGGCTGGCGGCCGACGACGGCACGCTGCACCCGTTGCAGGAAGCGTTTTGCGCGAAGCACGGGCTCCAATGCGGCTTCTGCACGCCCGGCATGCTGATGACGGCGCTCGACCTGCTGGACCGCGAACCGGCGCCGGACCGCGAACGCATCCGCGAGGAGCTGTCCGGCAACATCTGCCGCTGCACGGGTTACGTCGGCATCGTCGACGCGGTGGAAGCCGCCGCGCGCGAGCTGAACCCGTGA
- a CDS encoding TetR/AcrR family transcriptional regulator, whose amino-acid sequence MTAARSAVSEEAVLDTALTLFAERGYHGTALSQIAEVLQIRTPSLYNHMRSKEDLLRAIVDRTTAAVLEDFERVTGEDDDWTGQLARATRVYAFRHATHRREALVVNRDTDCLGEPHRTQFQARRRRHEHAFRAIIACGADAGVFHVDSPALASFAIREMCVSIARWFRDHGAMTADSVADEYSRYALQIVGSQTGHR is encoded by the coding sequence GTGACGGCAGCGCGCAGCGCGGTCAGCGAAGAGGCCGTGCTCGACACGGCGCTCACGCTGTTCGCCGAGCGGGGGTACCACGGCACCGCGCTCAGCCAGATCGCAGAGGTGCTGCAGATCCGCACGCCCAGCCTGTACAACCACATGCGGTCCAAAGAGGACTTGCTGCGGGCCATCGTGGACCGGACCACCGCGGCGGTGCTCGAGGACTTCGAGCGCGTGACCGGCGAGGACGACGACTGGACGGGGCAGCTGGCGCGCGCCACACGCGTGTACGCCTTCCGCCACGCCACGCACCGGCGCGAAGCCCTGGTGGTCAACCGGGACACCGACTGCCTCGGCGAACCGCATCGCACGCAGTTCCAGGCCCGCCGCCGGCGCCACGAGCACGCGTTCCGCGCGATCATCGCGTGCGGCGCCGACGCGGGGGTGTTCCACGTGGACTCGCCGGCGCTCGCGTCGTTCGCCATCCGCGAGATGTGCGTGAGCATCGCGCGCTGGTTCCGGGACCACGGTGCCATGACAGCCGACTCCGTGGCCGACGAGTACAGCCGCTACGCGTTGCAGATCGTGGGTTCGCAAACCGGGCATCGGTAA
- a CDS encoding serine hydrolase, which translates to MLEQLAITHLLSLQRTLYVLRFGCLVKTGALNAVFENTPQHVWSMTKGFSTAVIGRAVTMGICDVHDTVGKYFPDLGDAVHRSVTAQQLLQHTSGVKMNWANEIPGIEFDRVKVWGSAPMQRAPGTYFEYSQNGPATVNAMAEKSMQQHGYKDFQDFAQRELFDEIGIDRDNYFWMRDQAGHTEGYAGLHMRPIDIARFSLLEQNNGVYGGRRLISPEFMREAGAGSEANPGFGYQRPTWCA; encoded by the coding sequence GTGCTGGAGCAATTGGCGATCACGCACCTGCTTTCGCTGCAGCGCACGCTTTACGTGCTGCGGTTCGGCTGCCTGGTGAAGACCGGCGCGCTGAACGCGGTGTTCGAGAACACGCCGCAGCACGTGTGGAGCATGACGAAGGGCTTCTCCACGGCGGTGATCGGCCGGGCCGTGACCATGGGTATCTGCGACGTGCACGACACCGTCGGCAAGTACTTCCCCGACCTCGGCGACGCGGTGCACCGGTCCGTGACCGCGCAGCAGCTTCTGCAGCACACGTCGGGCGTGAAGATGAACTGGGCCAACGAAATCCCGGGCATCGAGTTCGACCGCGTGAAGGTGTGGGGTTCCGCGCCGATGCAGCGCGCGCCCGGCACGTACTTCGAGTACAGCCAGAACGGCCCGGCGACCGTGAACGCGATGGCCGAGAAGAGCATGCAGCAGCACGGGTACAAGGACTTCCAGGACTTCGCGCAGCGCGAGCTGTTCGACGAGATCGGCATCGACCGCGACAACTACTTCTGGATGCGCGACCAGGCCGGGCACACCGAGGGCTACGCCGGCCTTCACATGCGACCGATCGACATCGCGCGATTCTCCTTGCTGGAGCAGAACAACGGCGTCTACGGCGGGCGGCGGCTGATCTCGCCGGAGTTCATGCGCGAAGCCGGCGCGGGTTCGGAGGCGAACCCCGGCTTCGGTTACCAGAGGCCGACCTGGTGCGCGTGA
- a CDS encoding MBL fold metallo-hydrolase: protein MRIVHFGHACVLLETDAERILIDPGAFSTDFEGERELSAVLITHQHFDHIDGERLPKLLAANPDAKLIVDPGSVETVQKLNFQYEVANPGDAFEIGGTAVNVVGGEHAVIHSDIPVIPNIGYILDHGAFYHPGDSFFVPEQKIDVLGLPTGAPWLKAGEAVDFLRAVAPRKSVPIHEAVLSSPALHYGLFESLAPQGTEVQVVERGVATQL from the coding sequence ATGCGGATCGTCCATTTCGGACATGCCTGCGTGCTGCTGGAGACCGATGCCGAACGGATCCTGATCGACCCGGGCGCGTTCTCCACCGATTTCGAGGGCGAACGCGAGCTGTCCGCCGTCCTCATCACCCACCAGCACTTCGACCACATCGACGGCGAACGCCTGCCGAAGCTGCTGGCGGCGAACCCGGACGCCAAGCTGATCGTCGACCCGGGGTCGGTCGAGACCGTGCAGAAGCTGAACTTTCAGTACGAAGTCGCGAACCCCGGTGACGCCTTCGAGATCGGGGGCACTGCGGTCAACGTCGTCGGCGGCGAGCACGCCGTGATCCACAGCGACATCCCGGTGATCCCGAACATCGGTTACATCCTCGACCACGGCGCCTTCTACCACCCGGGCGACTCGTTCTTCGTGCCGGAGCAGAAGATCGACGTGCTCGGCCTGCCGACGGGTGCGCCGTGGCTCAAGGCCGGCGAGGCCGTGGACTTCCTGCGCGCCGTCGCGCCGCGCAAGTCCGTGCCGATCCACGAAGCAGTGCTCTCGAGCCCGGCCCTGCACTACGGGCTGTTCGAAAGCCTGGCGCCGCAGGGCACCGAGGTGCAGGTCGTGGAGCGCGGCGTCGCCACGCAGCTGTGA
- a CDS encoding DUF5937 family protein — MLELVLSPAGLWFAGSPLEEAVGVVRVALGRRRLPGAAEWLHGPRPAVPELEAVLGARHYLTEFLSPPPESAETTVEEQLGVVRRTPPEQVALELGMVDADLGVLPRDPERARDLLADQLEAVWRASVEPHWARLHEVIAGDIAYRTQVLGEHGVRRVFETLHPQIRVAGDTVLVDVAARERLTLDDRGLLLVPSVFAWPSVGVVAVPPWQPTVLYPARGVAALWTEPALAPEALAAVVGRTKAILLTALDRPAATTELAQRLGLAKATVSAHLTALRAAGLATATRRGHRVLYRRTELGDALWAGIG, encoded by the coding sequence ATGCTCGAGCTCGTGCTCAGTCCCGCCGGGTTGTGGTTCGCCGGGTCGCCGCTGGAGGAGGCGGTGGGCGTGGTGCGGGTGGCGCTGGGCAGGCGGCGGTTGCCCGGGGCGGCCGAGTGGCTGCACGGCCCGAGGCCGGCCGTGCCGGAGCTCGAGGCGGTGCTCGGGGCGCGTCACTACCTCACCGAGTTCCTCAGCCCGCCGCCCGAGTCGGCCGAGACCACGGTGGAGGAGCAGCTCGGGGTGGTCCGCCGGACGCCGCCGGAGCAGGTGGCGCTGGAGCTGGGGATGGTGGACGCCGACCTCGGGGTGCTGCCGCGGGATCCCGAACGGGCGCGGGACCTGCTGGCCGACCAGTTGGAGGCCGTCTGGCGCGCGAGCGTCGAACCGCACTGGGCGCGGCTGCACGAGGTCATCGCGGGCGACATCGCGTACCGCACGCAGGTGCTGGGCGAGCACGGCGTCCGGCGGGTGTTCGAGACACTGCACCCGCAGATCCGCGTCGCCGGGGACACGGTGCTGGTCGACGTAGCGGCGCGGGAGCGGTTGACGCTGGACGACCGGGGGTTGCTGCTCGTGCCGAGCGTGTTCGCCTGGCCGTCGGTGGGAGTCGTGGCGGTGCCGCCGTGGCAGCCGACGGTGTTGTACCCCGCGCGAGGCGTGGCCGCGCTGTGGACGGAGCCCGCGCTGGCGCCCGAAGCGCTGGCCGCCGTGGTGGGCCGGACGAAGGCGATCTTGCTCACCGCCCTGGACCGGCCGGCGGCCACGACGGAGCTCGCACAGCGGCTCGGGCTGGCCAAGGCGACCGTTTCCGCGCACCTCACGGCGCTGCGAGCAGCGGGATTGGCGACGGCGACGCGCCGCGGGCACCGGGTGCTCTACCGGCGGACCGAGCTTGGCGACGCGCTGTGGGCGGGCATAGGGTGA
- a CDS encoding MFS transporter translates to MLTTTYWRWSAGVQLARLPTAMAPLAFTSLTTAVTGSYRLGGVLMAVYAVAEMAGAVPVGRVLDRVGAARGLRVLLVLVAAGTAGLALAAASGASGPVLLALVVLPGLAGGGLSGGFRSLLATVVRPDQLTRAIAVDAMLLDGVLVAGPLLVGALVLTGPLAPLFAMAAAGAGAAVLVPKRTADRATTRVKVPLVACLPWLACQFTVGLLLSTIEVAPLPLVQCLGAPAAAAPVVVAVLCGASIAGSAVYAWRGRGGPRLFLTAFVAGGALVAANLGWAGLITGVVLVGAATGPLVTIASVRIQRLLPENRRSEGFSVSFTVQSCGYGLGSLAIGVLPLWLAPLPGVAAAAITIGWLRNPFRPGGRRCDADAESRATIGTASATS, encoded by the coding sequence ATGCTCACCACCACGTATTGGCGCTGGTCAGCCGGGGTGCAGCTCGCGCGGCTGCCGACCGCGATGGCGCCGCTGGCGTTCACGTCGCTGACCACAGCGGTGACCGGGTCGTACCGGCTCGGCGGGGTCCTGATGGCGGTCTACGCCGTCGCGGAGATGGCGGGTGCCGTGCCGGTCGGGCGGGTGCTGGATCGCGTCGGTGCGGCGCGCGGGCTGCGGGTGTTGCTCGTGCTGGTCGCCGCGGGAACGGCCGGCCTGGCCCTCGCGGCGGCGAGTGGCGCGAGCGGACCGGTGCTGCTCGCCCTCGTGGTCCTGCCGGGGCTCGCGGGCGGCGGGCTCTCGGGTGGCTTCCGCTCCCTGCTGGCCACGGTCGTGCGCCCCGACCAGCTCACCCGGGCCATCGCGGTGGACGCGATGCTCCTCGACGGCGTGCTGGTGGCCGGGCCGCTCCTCGTGGGGGCGCTCGTCCTCACCGGTCCCCTCGCGCCGTTGTTCGCGATGGCCGCCGCGGGCGCCGGGGCGGCCGTGCTCGTGCCGAAGCGGACAGCGGACCGCGCCACCACCAGAGTGAAAGTGCCCCTCGTCGCCTGCCTGCCCTGGCTGGCCTGCCAGTTCACCGTCGGCCTGCTGCTGTCCACGATCGAGGTCGCGCCCCTGCCCCTGGTCCAGTGCCTCGGCGCGCCCGCGGCCGCGGCGCCCGTGGTCGTGGCCGTGCTCTGCGGCGCAAGCATCGCCGGCAGCGCGGTCTACGCGTGGCGTGGCCGCGGCGGTCCCCGGCTCTTCCTCACCGCGTTCGTCGCCGGCGGCGCGCTCGTCGCGGCGAACCTCGGCTGGGCGGGCTTGATCACCGGCGTCGTGCTTGTCGGCGCCGCGACGGGACCGCTCGTGACGATCGCGTCCGTCCGCATCCAGCGTCTCCTTCCCGAGAACCGCCGGTCGGAGGGGTTTTCGGTGTCGTTCACGGTCCAGTCGTGCGGGTACGGGCTGGGATCGCTGGCCATCGGGGTCCTGCCGCTGTGGCTGGCACCGCTGCCCGGCGTTGCGGCTGCCGCGATCACGATCGGGTGGCTCCGGAACCCCTTTCGCCCAGGTGGCCGCCGGTGCGATGCTGACGCGGAGTCTCGGGCGACTATTGGCACTGCGTCAGCAACCTCGTAG
- a CDS encoding aldehyde dehydrogenase family protein: MTAVQPNPTSVGETFDSLSPATDEVVGTYPVHTAADVRAAVDRARVAAGWWDGLGFAGRADRLRQWKGVLTRRLPQLCQVVRDETGKPIADAQLESVLAIEHIAWAAKHARKYLGRQRRSAGLLMSNQAATVEYRPLGVVGVIGPWNYPVYTPLGSITYALAAGNAVVFKPSEYTPGVGKWLVDAFAEIVPEQPVLQLVTGFGETGGALVTSGVDKIAFTGSTATGKKIMAAAANTLTPVVIEAGGKDPVLVDADANLDAAADATVWGAFSNSGQTCIGVERVYVHERVHDAFVAKVLEKSKDVRAGSDEDAQYGPVTMPSQLAVIRRHIADAIERGGRAVLGGVDSVGDRYAQPTVLVDVPEDSEAVREETFGPTVTIAKVRDMDEAVEKANATTYGLGSTVFSKSRGVELASKLRTGMTSINAPLSFAGIASLPFGGVGDSGFGRIHGPEGLREFARTKAVARQRFTAPVTLTSFSRKESTDALVAKLITIMHGKR; encoded by the coding sequence ATGACCGCCGTCCAGCCGAACCCGACCTCGGTCGGGGAGACCTTCGATTCGCTGAGCCCGGCGACCGACGAGGTCGTGGGCACGTACCCGGTGCACACCGCCGCGGACGTGCGCGCGGCGGTCGACCGCGCACGCGTGGCGGCCGGGTGGTGGGACGGGCTGGGCTTCGCGGGGCGCGCCGACCGGTTGCGGCAGTGGAAGGGCGTGCTCACGCGGCGGCTCCCGCAGCTGTGCCAGGTGGTGCGCGACGAGACGGGCAAACCGATCGCCGACGCACAGCTCGAAAGCGTCCTCGCCATCGAGCACATCGCGTGGGCCGCGAAGCACGCGCGCAAGTACCTCGGCCGGCAGCGCCGCTCGGCCGGGCTGCTGATGTCGAACCAGGCCGCGACGGTCGAGTACCGCCCACTCGGCGTGGTCGGCGTGATCGGCCCGTGGAACTACCCCGTGTACACACCGCTCGGCTCGATCACGTACGCGCTGGCCGCCGGCAACGCCGTGGTCTTCAAGCCCAGCGAGTACACGCCGGGCGTCGGGAAGTGGCTGGTCGATGCGTTCGCCGAGATCGTGCCGGAGCAGCCGGTGCTGCAACTGGTCACCGGCTTCGGCGAGACGGGCGGCGCGCTGGTCACGTCGGGCGTCGACAAGATCGCCTTCACCGGGTCGACCGCGACGGGCAAGAAGATCATGGCCGCCGCCGCGAACACGCTCACCCCGGTCGTGATCGAGGCCGGCGGCAAGGACCCGGTGCTCGTCGACGCGGACGCCAACCTCGACGCCGCCGCCGACGCCACCGTCTGGGGTGCCTTCTCCAACTCCGGCCAGACGTGCATCGGCGTCGAGCGCGTGTACGTCCACGAGCGCGTGCACGACGCGTTCGTCGCGAAGGTGCTGGAGAAGAGCAAGGACGTGCGCGCCGGCTCCGACGAGGACGCGCAGTACGGCCCGGTCACCATGCCGTCGCAGCTCGCGGTGATCCGGCGGCACATCGCCGACGCCATCGAACGCGGCGGACGCGCGGTGCTCGGCGGGGTGGACAGCGTCGGTGATCGTTATGCCCAGCCCACCGTGCTGGTCGACGTGCCGGAGGACTCCGAGGCCGTGCGCGAGGAGACGTTCGGCCCAACGGTGACCATCGCCAAGGTCCGCGACATGGACGAAGCCGTCGAAAAGGCCAACGCCACCACCTACGGCCTCGGCTCCACCGTGTTCTCCAAGTCGCGCGGTGTCGAACTCGCCTCGAAGCTGCGCACCGGGATGACGTCGATCAACGCGCCGCTCTCGTTCGCCGGCATCGCTTCGCTGCCGTTCGGGGGCGTCGGCGACTCCGGGTTCGGCCGCATCCACGGCCCGGAGGGGCTGCGCGAGTTCGCGCGCACCAAGGCCGTCGCGCGGCAGCGCTTCACCGCGCCGGTGACCCTTACTTCGTTCAGCCGCAAGGAATCCACCGACGCACTGGTCGCCAAGCTCATCACGATCATGCACGGCAAGCGCTAG